The genomic stretch GCGGGAACCCTGGCCAGTTTCCTGGAACAGATCACGCCTGAGGAAGCGGACGCACTACGCTCGGCTCTCCGAGCAGTCAAGAGGCGGAGCGAGGCATGATCACAGCCGTGGCGCTGGCCGCATATGCGGTCCTGGTGGGCGTCGCGGTGCCTTCCCTGCTGACCCGGGCGACGTGGCCCCATCGCGCGCCGGTTCTCGCGGTCCTCGCGTGGCAGGGCCTCATGGTGACGTTCGTCGTCGCCACCGCTCTCTCGGTGTACCACCTGGCCCTCACCGAACAGCATGTGCACGACGGCCTCATCGGGCTGCTCAGCGCCTGCGGTCTGGCCGCCGACGCCCCGGCGGGCGAGTCCTCGCCGACTCTTGGTGACGTCCTGGTGCTCGCCGCTCCCGTCGTGATCGTGCTGCTGCCTCTCGGCTGGCTTGTGCGCAATTCCTGGCGAGCACGCCGAGCACGGCAGCGTCACCTCGACATGCTCACCCTCGTCGGCGAACCGGCGCCCGAATACGGCGCCACCGTCGTGGACCACGAAGTCCCGGCCGTCTACTGCCTGCCCGGCCGCTGTCGTCGCATCGTCATCACCCGGGGTGCCCTGGACGTCCTGTCCGAGGTGCAGTTGCGGGCCGTGCTGGAGCACGAGCGGGCGCATCTCCAGGGCCGGCATCACTTGCTCCATGTCCAGGTGGACGCGTTTTCGCGCGCCTTCCGCGGTCTGCCGCTCGCCCGGCACGCCAAGGAGCAGACCGGTCTGCTGGTGGAGATGATCGCGGATGACCGCGCCCTGCGGTTCCATCCCCGTGAGGCGCTGGCCACCGCGATGTGCGAGGTGGCGGCCGGCCAGACACCCCAGGCGGCCCTCGGCGCGGGTGGATCGGGCGCCCTCATCAGACTGCGCCGCGTGCTTACTCCGCAGCCGCGGCCGCACCGTGCGACGTGGCTGGGCGTAGTGGCGGCGACCATCGCGGCTCCGCTGCTGCCGCTGCTGGTGGCGTGCGGGCCCTGATCTCGCGTTCAGGGCCCGCCGCGTGATCCCCAGTTGCGCAATTAACCGGAGGCACCTCCCAGGAATTCCGACCCGTCTTCCTGTTCGCGCCCGGGGGCGCCACACGAGCCGGGGCTCCTGGTTGGCGAGGTGCCGTAGAAGCATACTGCTAACGTGATTAGTAGGCCAGTAGGAAGGGCCGGACGTCGAAGTGGCCGCGCCAATGCCCGTCGCCGTGTGACGCTCTCCCCTTTGGCCCGCATCTGTGAGGTACGGAACCACCTACTCGGCCCGGGCGTCGAAAGGGCATGACGAAGAGAGCTGGACGGATCACCTTCGCCCTCGCGCTGGCTGTCACGGTGCTCGCCGGCTGCACCAAGACCCACGAAGACACAAAGCCCGTCCGGGCGACTCCGTCCAGCGGGACCCCGTCCGTCCGCACGATTCCCTTCGATCTCTATACGCATTGCGGCATCGACGAGGCTCGCATCGGCTCGACGTACTTCGAAGCGGATCCCCCGCTCTCCGATAACTCGGGCAACCCGCCCGAAGGGTGGGACAACCCCATCCAGCACGGCACGATGACCTTGAAATCCAAGACCGAGACCGTCTTCACCGACAACGCGGGACATGAGGTGAAGTTCCGTGCGCGGCCAGGCGCGACCGCCTTCAAACGCCTCTGCAGTTAGTACTCCAGCAGTGTGCGGCGCAAGCGAGGCCAGCTCAGTTCGTGACCGGGAGGCCGCCGGCGGCACGCAGCACGACATCGGGCGCGGCGGTGCCGGTCCACCTGAAGTGCCGCGGAAGTCGGCGCAGTCTTCCCGGTGCCGCGAGCGCAAGGCTTGTCGAACTGGGCGCACCGCGGGACGAGGCAGCCGCCCAAGGAGATGCAGAGCGGGCGGTATGCGGCAGGCAGCGAACTCTATTGATGGGCTGATCATGCAGCGTGCAACCGCGCTGCGAAGCCTTGCCGGGGGATCTCCCGGACGCCGCACGGGAATCCGAGCCGCCGCGCTGGCTGCCGCGGGGGCCATGGCCCTGGCGGCCTGCAGCAGTGCGGCGGGCTCGGACGGCACGAGCGCGGGTGGTGACGACGGCAAGGGAACTTCCGGGCCGGCGAAGATAGCGATCACGCCCGCGTCCGACACCTCGGCCGTGCTGGTGGAGCAGGACGGTGACCGTGCGGGTCGGCAGCGGCAAGCTCACGTCCGTGAAGGTGATCGCCCCCGGGCCGGGCACGCTCGATGGATCGTTCTCCAAGAACAAGGGTTCCTGGACCTCCGGTGCCGAGCTGGCTCCCGGCGTGACGTACGCGGTGGAGGCCAGCGCGACGGGATCCGACGGCAAGAAGACCTTCGAGACCTGGAACGGCACGATGGTGGTGCTGAGCAAGGTCCCCACCATCCGGATGGACTCCTCGACCGTCCCCTGGAGGTCGTGGTCATCGAGAAGACCGGCCACATGCCGATGCTGGAGCGCCCGGATGCTTTCAATGCCGAGGTGAGCCGTTTTGTGGACACGCTCGGCGACCGAGGGAGCCAGACGTGGTGGAACGCCGGGGCCCGGGCGGGAGACCGGGCCCCGGCGTTCCGGGATGCTGCGTCTGAGTCCCTAAGTCCTACTTGAAGGACCGCAGCCGCAGGCTGTTCGTCACCACGAAGACCGATGAGAAGGCCATCGCGGCGCCGGCGATCATCGGGTTGAGCATGCCGAGAGCGGCGAGCGGCAGGGCTGCGACGTTGTAGCCGAAGGCCCAGAAGAGGTTGCCCTTGATGGTGGCCAGGGTCTTGCGGGAGAGGCGGATCGCGTCGGCGGCCACGCGCAGGTCGCCGCGTACGAGGGTCAGATCGCCCGCCTCGATCGCGGCGTCCGTTCCGGTGCCCATCGCCAGGCCCAGGTCGGCGATGGCGAGGGCGGCCGCGTCGTTGACGCCGTCGCCGACCATCGCGACCGTACGGCCCTCGCCCTGCAGCCGCTTGACCACATCCACCTTGTCCTGCGGCAGGACCTCGGCGATGACCTCGTCAATGCCGACGGCCCTGGCCACGGACTCGGCGACGAGCTGGTTGTCGCCGGTCAGCAGGACCGGCTTCAGGCCCAGCCTGCGTAGTTCGGCGACCGCCTCGGCGCTGGTCTCCTTGATGGCGTCGGCGACGGTGAGGACGCCACGTGCCTCGCCGTCCCAGGCGACGGCGACCGCCGTACGTCCCTCGCTCTCCGCCGCGGCCTTGGCCTCGGCCAGCTCCTGGGGCAGCTCGATGATCCACTCGGCAAGGAGCTTCTCGCGGCCCACGAGCACCGCGTGCCCGTCGACGACGCCCTGGACGCCGAGGCCGGCGACGTTCTCGAAGTTCTCCGGCACGGGCAGGCTTCCGGCCCGCTCGACGGCACCGGCCGCGATCGCCTGGGCGATCGGGTGCTCGGAGGCGTACTCCAGCGAGCCCGCAAGACGCAGCAGCTCTCCCTCGTCCACACCGGGCGCGGTGAAGACGTCCTGGAGCTGCATCCGGCCCGTGGTCACCGTGCCGGTCTTGTCCAGGACGACGGTGTCCACGCGACGGGTTGACTCAAGGACCTCGGGTCCCTTGATGAGGATGCCGAGCTGAGCGCCACGGCCGGTGCCGACCATGAGGGCGGTCGGCGTGGCGAGCCCCAGCGCGCAGGGGCAGGCGATGATCAGCACCGCGACGGCCGCGGTGAACGCGGCGGTCGCGTCGCCGGTGACGAACAGCCAGGTCAGCAGGGTGCCCAGCGCGATGAGGATGACAGCGGGGACGAAGACCCCCGAGATGCGGTCGGCCAGGCGCTGCACCTCGGCCTTGCCGTTCTGGGCATCCTCGACGAGCCGTGCCATCCGCGCGAGCTGTGTGTCGGCGCCGATGCGAGTAGCCTCGACGACCAGTCGGCCGCCGGCGTTCACGGTCGCCCCGGTGACAGCGTCGCCCACCGCCACGTCGACCGGAACGGACTCGCCCGTCAGCATGGAGGCGTCCACGGCGGAGCTGCCCTCGACGACGGTGCCGTCAGTGGCGATCTTCTCACCGGGGCGTACGACGAAACGGTCGCCGACGGCCAACTGCACGACGGGGATACGTACTTCGGTACCACCGCGCAGTACGGAGACGTCCTTGGCGCCCAGCTCCAGCAGCGCCCGCAGCGCCGCGCCCGACTTCCTCTTGGCGCGCGCCTCGAGATAGCGCCCGGCGAGGATGAACGTGGTCACCCCGGCGGCGGCCTCCAGATAGATGGAGGAGGAGCCGTCCGTGCGGGAGACGGTGAACTCGAAGGCGTGCCGCATGCCCGTCATGCCCGCGTGTCCGAAGAACAGCGCCCACAGCGACCAGCCGAAGGCGGCGAGCGTGCCGATCGACACCAGCGTGTCCATGGTCGCGGCACCGTGCCGGGCGTTCGTCCAGGCTGCCCTGTGGAACGGCAAGGCACCCCATACGACAACCGGAGCCGCCAGCGTCAGTGACAGCCATTGCCAGTTGTCGAACTGGAGGGCCGGAACCATCGCCATCAGGACGACGGGCACGGAGAGCACGAGCGATACGAGGAGCCGCTGGCGCAGGGAGAGCAGTTCGCCGTCCACTGCCGGAGCGTCCTCGGTTCCGCCCTTGGTCTCCAGGACGGGAGGCGGCGGCTCCTCGGCCGTGTAGCCCGTCTTCTCGACGGTGGAGATGAGGTCGGCGACCTCGACCCCGTCGGCGTACGAGACCTTCGCCTTCTCGGTGGCGAAGTTGACGGTCGCCGTGACGCCGTCCATGCGGTTGAGCTTCTTCTCGATGCGGGCGGCGCAGGAGGCGCAGGTCATGCCGCCGATGGAGAGCTCGACCGCGGCGGTGGGCGCAGGCGCGGTCTCGGTGGCCGTCTTCGCGGGAGCCGTGCTGGTCATGGGCGTATCTCCAGGGGGAGGCCGGGACGTACGGCGTCCGTATCAGCGGGGCGGTACGTCCCGGCGCGGGGAGGGAATGCGCGTGATGCCGGGGTGGGAAGCCCCGGAGAGGCCGTCAGGCCTGGCCGACGAGCTCGTAGCCGGCCTCGTCGACGGCGGCCCGGACGGCCTCCTCGTCGAGCGGCGCGGCGGAGGTGACGGTCACCTCACCGGTCTTGGCGACGGCCTGGACCGCGGTGACGCCGGTCAGAGCGGAGATCTCCTTCGAGACCGAGCTCTCGCAGTGGCCGCAGGTCATGCCGGAGACCTTGTAGACGGTGGTGACGCCGATGCCCTGGACGTCGGCGGTCGTGCCGGAGCCGCAGGAACCGCCGCCGCAGCAGGAGCCGGAGGTCTTCTGGTCGGTCATGGCTTCTTCCTCAGGGTGTCGATGCGCGTGGGTCTCAAGGGGAGGGGCGCGATTCCCGGCTCCTCCCACCGATAGGAACACTATACCCCCCCAGGGTATTACGCCATCCCTGTGGTGCCGCACCCATGGGCCTGGTCACCCCTGCCCATTGTCGCTAAGTCCCTTAATGGTGGGGCGCATGTACCCCACGAGGAGGCTTCATGAGTGCTCCCGCAGTCCCCGGACCCCGACCTGCCGAAGGGCTGGTCGTCCGCCCTCTGCGGGACGGACTCATCGCTGCCGCGGTGGTTCGGAAACGACCTTCCCCGCCGCGCCCGCTGCCTGACGCCCGTCAACGGTGCCGCTTCGGCCGACGCCCGCGCACGTGCGCGGCCGAAGCCTTTGAGGGCGCCCGCATGTCTTGGGGCCGGCCTGCGATCAGTGGGGTCCGGGCTGACCCGGCCGCCGTCAGGAGGCCATCATCAGCAGCATCGTGGACATGGTCCCGCCCATGCCGATGTGGGCCGCCAGAGCCGCGTCCGGTGCGGCGCCGAGTTTGCGACGGCGGCCGCGACAGGCCGTCCGCTCGGCCGCCCGGGTCTTGTCCCATACAGAGATCGTCAGCGAGGCCAGGAAGACGAGCACCGTGTCCGGCATGGCGAGCAGCCAGCGCCCCCAGCTGCGCCGTCGGCCACCCGCGCGGCCCGCGGTGAGGCCGCTCTTGCCGGTGCCCCGAACCCGTGCCCATACAGATGCGGCGATCGACAGAAGGAAGTACACGGCGATTGCCGCGATCGCGAGGCGCCACACGGAATTCCAACCCGCTGACGTCCCAGCGCCGGCAGCGGCGGTGGTCATGCCCGGCATGTTCATCCCGGGCATCGACTCCATCCCCTCCACGGAGCCCATACCCGCCATGTCCCCCGTGCTCGCCATGCTCTCCATCCCCGGCATGTTCGCCATGGAGGAGCCGAGGGCGAGTGCAGGACCGGACGACGTACTCGTCATCGCCAGTGTCATGATCACCATGCCGACGCCGGCGACGATGAGGTGCACCCAGTGGCGGCCGTGCTTCCAGCCATGAGTACGCGTGTGCTTGACCGCCAGCGCCACGCCGCCGAGCGTGAGCAGGGCGAACCCCACCGCCCACCACATGCCGTAGCCCGCGTACCAGACGGCCGTCGCGGGCAGGGCCATGACGGCCATACACAGGCCCATCAGCAGATCGCCGCCCGCCGCGAACCGCGTCTCACCGCTGGTGGTCACTACCCGGACCGCGCTGACAGCCGCCACCAGAGCGGCGACCGCCGCCACGGACCAGCTGAGAGCAAGGCTTCCCATCTTCACCTTCCCGTACGTCCGGGCGCGGCGGGCCGCTGCGGTCGGAAGGACGCGGGCTCGCCGCGCAGGGCGCCTCGCGGCGCCATGCGGGCTGTTTACTGCTATTGCCCTTAGTACGTTTCGGTTTCGGAGAGTGTTCAGGGGCTGGTGGGACTTTGCGTCTCCGTCTACCTGGCAGTCGGCTCCGCCCGGTCAGCTCTGCGGCTGGGACTGTGCGGCGCGGCGGGTGCGGCCGGACCGGGCGACGGCGGCGAGGATCGCGACGGCCATTCCGTACAGCACCACGGTGGCGGTGGTCCGGCCCGCTCCGTACGTCTGCGTCGGCGGCAGGTACACGGGACGCGTCTCGGTGACGTTCCGTCCCGAGCCCTGCTGGACGGCGACCCAGCTTTCCGCGGTCCGGTTCCGGGAGTCCTTGAAGGTCGCGTACAGGAACCAGCGGCCCTCGGCGTGCAGTTGGATCCTGCCGCGCTCGGCGCCGTCGGAGACAGGCATGAGCTGCCCGGTGACCTTTTCCCCGGCGCGGCGGGCTATCAGCCCCGTGGGCCTGAGCGCCGGGTCGTCTGTCGTGAGCGTGACTTCGACTACGTGTTCCTGGACGAACGCCTTCCACTGCGCCTGGCCCGCGTCGGTGCCCTGTCCCGGGTCGTGGGCGAAGGCGCGCGTTGCGGTGAGCAGGGGGACGGCGAGCAGGACGGCCGAGGCGACCGTCGCGGCCTGCACTCCCCGGTGCCAGGCGCGCGAAACCCCCTCGGACACCAGAACCACCAGGGCGGAGCCTGCGACAGCCAGCAGCAGCGAGGGTGCGATCTGGTCGGCGGAGACCTCCGTGCCGTGCGGCATCACCGGCAGCAGCGGCAGGTAGGCCGCGTGGACGGCGGCCGGGACGACTAGCGCCAGCCACCAGGGGGAGGGGCGCCACGAGTGGACCAGATCGGCAGCGATCGCGACGAGGAACACCGGCGGGATGATCGGCGTGGAGTGGCCGAGCGCCGCCAGGACGGCGACCGTGAGGAGCCGAGCGACGGTGACCAGCAGCGCGGCGCGGCCGGCAGCTCCCGGCTGCGGGTCGAGCCGGCGTACCAGCAGGACGGCCAGGGTCACCCCGACGCTGACCACCGGCAGGTACCAGAGGGCCGAGAACTGCGGGACGTCGGAGTCGTACTCCATGACCGGCACCAGGGCGGCGCCCAGGACCAGGGCTTCGGCCGCCGTGACCGCCAGGCCGCTGCCACCTTGCCGTACAACGGCCCGCAGCAGTGCCACGGTCAGGGCGATGGTGGCGACGATGGCCAGAAGATGCGGCGGGCTCCACAGAACGGCGTCCTGGCCGAACGCAGTGTGCCAGACCGCGTCCGCCGGCGCGGCGATGCCCACGGCGACCCCGGAGACGACGGCCCACCGCAGAACCGGCTCCCGCACGATTCCGGCGACGCCTTCCCGGCGGACCTGAGGCCATGCCCACAGGGCGAGCGCGCCGAGAGTGACCAGGATCGATCCGTAGAGCAGCACGTGCGGTGCGCTCCAGAAGGTGTCCCGGCCCACGTCGGTGTGCAGCGAGTCGTCCCAGTAGGTGCTGAACAGCGCGAGCGCGCCGCTCGTCACCGCTGTCAGTAGCCAGCCCATGCCTCTGCCCCTCTTCGCCGAGAAGTGCCGTAACCTCTCGAGGCATATACCCCTAGGGGGTATATGCCTATCTGATGGCACAGAGATTCACCTCAGCCGAAGTCGTTGGTCTCGTCGTTCGTCTGGGGGCGAGTGGCCTGCCACTGCTCGGTCCACAAGGGCCGCGTCTGCTCGGCTATCCAGTGCAGGGTGGCGACGGCGCCCTCGTCGAGGCTTGCCCCGCTGTAACCGACGTAGGCCACGAGACCTGGTTCCGGCTCCCAGGCCAGCACGCCGTTGGCGCCGAGTGCGGACGTGACCACCGCAGGCCTGCCGTGCACGGTCCCGGACGCCTGAGCGTCCGCGGCGTACAGCCGATCCTCGATCCCGCCACAACGGGCCACGCCTGTGTATGTCAGGCCGAGGGAGAGTTCGTCGGCCTCTCCGACCTCGTCCGAGCCGTAGCGCGCTTCGCGTAGGTAGCGGGGACGTGAGGTGCCCGTGCTCGTCACGGAGAGTCCGGACGGCGGATCGACGTGGGGCCGACCCGAGACGACCGTGGTCGCGGCGGCGATCCCCACCAGCTCGGTCCGCGGCAGATCCCCTCGGACGCGTGCGTAGGCGTCCCCGATCGGCCATGCGATCTCGCCGTCACCCACTCTGCCTGTGACACCGCCGACCTGGACCGGTCGCCCCAACTGCGGCGCGGGGGCAGGGAACGTCACCACCGCGCCGTTCCGCCCCAGCGAGCCGTCGCCCCGCCGGACGGTCACCGTCCACGGGCCGGTGTCCGCCGTGCGGTCACGCCGGTTCAACGTGAAGACCTCGGGCGAGCGTGCTCCCGCGATCACCAGGCCGGGCGTCTGTCCCGAGCGAGGTGCCTCAGCGCACGGTTAGAGTGCCCTTCATGTTCGAATGGAAGGTGCAAACGAAGGGGTAACTGCCGGCCTTGGACGGGGCGGTGAAGGTTCCGGACTTGCCGCCGGAGATGCTCCCGGTGTCGAACGCCTTGCCCTCCGTGGCGGTCACCGTGTGCGCGGCGGAGTCCTCGTTCACCACCGTGATCTTCTCGCCTGCCTTCACCGTCAGCGTGGACGGGCTGAAGGCGAAGTTCTTCATCGTGATGCGTACCGCGCCAGTGCTCGCCGACGGTGATGCGGGGCTGGAGGACGCGGGGCTGGATGTGGCCGAAGGGGAGTTGTCTTTCCCGCTGGAGCAGGCCGGGACCAGCAGAAGAGTCGCGGCCGCCGCGAGCAGCAGGGATGCGGTGCGTCGGCGGTGGGATGAAGGCGACATCGGAGCGGCCCTTCGGAGGTCGGAGTACGGAGGGGCGTAAGGCGGCCCGGCGGGCGACCTCGCCGGTGTTGAGGATGGCGGCTCCCATGGAGTGGGTGTGGGAGCCGTGCCGGGCATGCAGTCCTTTGAGGGACAGGGAGTTGACAGCGACCCATACCTCGACAATGACGGCTATGAGGGTTAGCAGCAATACCATGGTGGATGTCGTGGCGGCTTTGCGTCACGCGGAAGTCAGCGCGAGGTCCGGGCGGGGAGGTGGCGAGGGACTTCGGGTAGCTGTAGGACGTGATGCTTCGCTTCCGACTGCTGCTAAGACGCTTACGGCCACAGCCGCAGCCGAGTTCACGACCGGTCCCGCCGCGATCAACGAGCGCGCCGGCCTCCAAGACGGCCGATGCGGGCCGCTGCTGAGGACGTCGGTCATGCGCTGAGTACACCGCTGACCGCCGTCCGGTTCCCATCGCAAGGGGATGCGGTGTCAGCGCGCGAGCCTCCCGTCCCGGGCGTCTTCCCGTTCCGCCCCGCGGACACGGCCGGAGCGATCCAGCGGGTAGTAGAACAGCGACGCCACGGTGTTGATCGCGGCCACGACCGCCCGCCAGGCGTAGCCGCCACACTGAACGCCTCCAGCTTTCCCAGGAAGACTGCGGTCGGCGGGGTCCCCACCAGGCCGAGCAGACACACGACCAGGGCGTCGGCGAGGGCCGGTCGCTGACGCGCCAGCCCCCGGTAATCGTCGATGTTGTGGAGCCCGGGGAGAGCGCAGACCACGGCGAAGGCGCCGAGATTCGTCAGCGCGTACCCGGCCAGATAGAACAGCGGCGCCTGCTGGGCGAGATCCGCGCGCCTGGCCACGGCCACCGGCATCAGCAGGTATCCGACCTGGCTGATCGTCGAGTATGCGAGGAGGCGCTTCACGTCCTGCTGGAAGAAGGCCGCGAGGTTGCTCAGGGTCATGGACGCGGCGGAGAGCACGGCCACCAGAGCCGCCCACGGCAACGTCCGTACCGGACAGCGCCTCGGTCCCAAGACGGTACAGGGCGGCGAAGGCACCGATCTTGGGGAGGGTGGTGAGGAACGCCGCGACCGGGGGAGCACTGCCCTGGACCGCGTCCGGCACCCAGAAGTGGCCCGGCACGCCGCCGGCCTTGAAGGATGCTCCGCCCACGATGAGCGCGGCGATGCGGCCCTGCTGGTCGATCACCTGGTCGATCACCGCGGTCTCGGGACGGTGAGGGTGGGGGCCTCCGCAGCGGCTTGGCCCGCCAACCTTACGGCTAAGAGCCTTAACGTTGAGCCCTGGTCCCTTGAGTCTGAGGTTGCGCAAGTTCACCCATACGAGGATGAGTACTGGCATATAGTGATGTTCCGCTTACGATCAGTAGCATGCCGCAGGAATCGGCCGACTGCGCGGGGGCGCGCAAACCGGCCCTCGCTCTCCTCGTGGGCCTGGTGCTGATGCTCATGGCCCACGCTGTCGCGTGCGCCGTGCACCCGGCCGAGAGCCACGTTCATGCTGCGGCGGCCGTGTCCTTGGAGCAGGCGGAATCCGGTTCGGACGTCCCGCTGCTCGTTTCGGACGCATTGACCTGTTCGGCGTCCCACGGAGCGGACGAGCACCCGGGGCATGGCGTCGCGTGCTGTGACCCCGCCGACTGGCCCGCCGACCTGCGGGTGCCGGCCGGGGCGCTGCTCCTGGCCCTCCTGCTGCTCGGTCTGCTGCCGTTGCGCCACCGCACGGAGGATCCCGCGACGTCCGGCGCGCCGCCGGGACGAGGCGATACCGCCGGAGCGCCCTGCCTCACCGGACTCCACCTGCTGCGCCTCGTCTGCGTCAGCCGTACCTGACGGTGCCCCGCCTGGCACGCATTGCCGGGCGTCCCGACACCCCCCACCCGTACGGCACAGACACGCGGCCTCATCGTGGGCCGCGAGAGGACTCCACATGAGCACGGCCCTGCGCAGCATCCCCTCGCGCGACATCACCTCATTCCTCGCAGCACACGAACTCCCCGACCCTGCGGGCGCACCGCGCCGGTCACCCGCCGGCATGGTCGGCAACACCCCCGTTCTATGGATCGGCGAACCCTTCAACCTCTCCGGACGCGGCTTCTGGGCCAAGCTCGAAGGCGCCAACCCCGGCGGCATCAAGGACCGCCCCGCACTCCACATGGTCGCCGCCGCCCGAAAGCGGGGCGACCTCGCACCGGGTGCTCCGGTCATCGAGTCCACCAGCGGCACCCTCGGCCTGGGCCTCGCGCTGGCCGGGATCACCTACGGCCACCCGGTCACCCTGGTCACCGACCCCGGGATGGAGCCGCTGATGGTGCACCAGCTCCGTGCTCTCGGCGCGCACGTGGACGTCGTATCAGAGCCTCACCCGGTCGGAGGCTGGCAGGAGGCGCGCAGGCAGCGCGTGCGCGAACTGCTCGCCCGTACACCCTCGGCGTGGTGCCCCGACCAGTACAACAACCCCGACAACGTCGCCGCGTACGCGCCGCTCGCCCTCGAACTCATCGTCCAGCTCGGCCGGATCGACGTCCTGGTGGCGGCGGTCGGCACCGGCGGGCACTCGGCCGGCATCGCCCGCACCCTGCGCACCTTCAACCCGGAGTTGAAGCTCGTCGGCGTCGACTCGGTGAACTCCACCGTCTTCGGCCAGCCCGCGGGCCCGCGCCTGATGCGAGGCCTCGGCAGCAGCATCCACCCGGGCAACGTCGACCACGCGGCCTTCGACGAGGTCCATTGGGTGGCTCCCGGAGAAGCGGTGTGGACCTGCCGCCAGCTGGCCCGCGGTCACTACGCCAGCGGCGGTTGGAGCGTGGGCGCGGTCGCGCTCGTGGCGAACTGGCTGGCTCGAACGGAATCCGAACGCACCCGCATCGCAGTGATCTTCCCCGACGGCGTCCACCGCTACTGGAACACCGTCTACAGCGACGGCTACTGCCGTACCCACGGGCTTCTGCGCCGCTTCCCCGCGGACCAGCCGGACGAGATCGCGCACCCTGGCGAGTACGCGGTCGAACGCTGGACCCGCTGCACCAACATCACCGCGCCCGTCGTGGCGGAGGGGACGGCGCGATGAACTCCCTTGCCGCGCAGTTCCGTTCGTTCAACGGATGCATCCGGCTGCTGATGGTCCAGCAGTTCACCATCAACACCGCCTTCTACATGCTCATGCCCTACCTGGCCGTGCATCTGGCCAACGGGCTGGGCATGGCCGCCTGGGCGGTCGGCCTGGTGCTGGGGGTACGCAACTTCACCCAGCAGGGCATGTTCCTCGTCGGCGGCACGCTCGCCGACCGGCTCGGCTACAAGCCCTTGATCATGGCCGGGTGCGTGCTGCGTACCATCGGCTTCGGTCTGCTCGGTTTCGTCGATTCGCTGCCCGCGCTCGTCGTGGCGTCGGCGGCCACCGGCTTCGCGGGGGCTCTGTTCAATCCGGCGGTACGGGCCTATCTCGCGCAGGAAGCGGGGGCGCGGCGAGTGGAGGCCTTCGCGACCTTCAACGTCTTCTATCAGGCAGGGATGTTCGTCGGGCCGCTGGTCGGACTCGCCCTGCTGACAGCCGACTTCGGGCTGGTCTGCTCCGTGGCTGCGGTCCTGTTCCTGGCCCTGACGGTCATCCAGTTCCGCATGCTGCCCGATCGTGAGGGCACTCCGTCGGCCGAACCCGGTGGCGTGCTGGCCGACTGGCGCACCGTCGTTCACAACCGGCCGTTCCTGCTCTTCTCCGCCGCCATGATCGGCTCGTACGTCCTGTCGTTCCAGGTCTACCTCGCGCTTCCCTTGCAGGCGCATCGGGTGGCCCGGGACAGCGGCGACGCGGTGACCACCGCCCTGTTCG from Streptomyces mirabilis encodes the following:
- a CDS encoding M56 family metallopeptidase, which encodes MITAVALAAYAVLVGVAVPSLLTRATWPHRAPVLAVLAWQGLMVTFVVATALSVYHLALTEQHVHDGLIGLLSACGLAADAPAGESSPTLGDVLVLAAPVVIVLLPLGWLVRNSWRARRARQRHLDMLTLVGEPAPEYGATVVDHEVPAVYCLPGRCRRIVITRGALDVLSEVQLRAVLEHERAHLQGRHHLLHVQVDAFSRAFRGLPLARHAKEQTGLLVEMIADDRALRFHPREALATAMCEVAAGQTPQAALGAGGSGALIRLRRVLTPQPRPHRATWLGVVAATIAAPLLPLLVACGP
- a CDS encoding Ig-like domain-containing protein, with amino-acid sequence MTVRVGSGKLTSVKVIAPGPGTLDGSFSKNKGSWTSGAELAPGVTYAVEASATGSDGKKTFETWNGTMVVLSKVPTIRMDSSTVPWRSWSSRRPATCRCWSARMLSMPR
- a CDS encoding heavy metal translocating P-type ATPase → MTSTAPAKTATETAPAPTAAVELSIGGMTCASCAARIEKKLNRMDGVTATVNFATEKAKVSYADGVEVADLISTVEKTGYTAEEPPPPVLETKGGTEDAPAVDGELLSLRQRLLVSLVLSVPVVLMAMVPALQFDNWQWLSLTLAAPVVVWGALPFHRAAWTNARHGAATMDTLVSIGTLAAFGWSLWALFFGHAGMTGMRHAFEFTVSRTDGSSSIYLEAAAGVTTFILAGRYLEARAKRKSGAALRALLELGAKDVSVLRGGTEVRIPVVQLAVGDRFVVRPGEKIATDGTVVEGSSAVDASMLTGESVPVDVAVGDAVTGATVNAGGRLVVEATRIGADTQLARMARLVEDAQNGKAEVQRLADRISGVFVPAVILIALGTLLTWLFVTGDATAAFTAAVAVLIIACPCALGLATPTALMVGTGRGAQLGILIKGPEVLESTRRVDTVVLDKTGTVTTGRMQLQDVFTAPGVDEGELLRLAGSLEYASEHPIAQAIAAGAVERAGSLPVPENFENVAGLGVQGVVDGHAVLVGREKLLAEWIIELPQELAEAKAAAESEGRTAVAVAWDGEARGVLTVADAIKETSAEAVAELRRLGLKPVLLTGDNQLVAESVARAVGIDEVIAEVLPQDKVDVVKRLQGEGRTVAMVGDGVNDAAALAIADLGLAMGTGTDAAIEAGDLTLVRGDLRVAADAIRLSRKTLATIKGNLFWAFGYNVAALPLAALGMLNPMIAGAAMAFSSVFVVTNSLRLRSFK
- a CDS encoding heavy-metal-associated domain-containing protein, whose protein sequence is MTDQKTSGSCCGGGSCGSGTTADVQGIGVTTVYKVSGMTCGHCESSVSKEISALTGVTAVQAVAKTGEVTVTSAAPLDEEAVRAAVDEAGYELVGQA
- a CDS encoding DUF5134 domain-containing protein yields the protein MGSLALSWSVAAVAALVAAVSAVRVVTTSGETRFAAGGDLLMGLCMAVMALPATAVWYAGYGMWWAVGFALLTLGGVALAVKHTRTHGWKHGRHWVHLIVAGVGMVIMTLAMTSTSSGPALALGSSMANMPGMESMASTGDMAGMGSVEGMESMPGMNMPGMTTAAAGAGTSAGWNSVWRLAIAAIAVYFLLSIAASVWARVRGTGKSGLTAGRAGGRRRSWGRWLLAMPDTVLVFLASLTISVWDKTRAAERTACRGRRRKLGAAPDAALAAHIGMGGTMSTMLLMMAS
- a CDS encoding cupredoxin domain-containing protein, coding for MPGTAPTPTPWEPPSSTPARSPAGPPYAPPYSDLRRAAPMSPSSHRRRTASLLLAAAATLLLVPACSSGKDNSPSATSSPASSSPASPSASTGAVRITMKNFAFSPSTLTVKAGEKITVVNEDSAAHTVTATEGKAFDTGSISGGKSGTFTAPSKAGSYPFVCTFHSNMKGTLTVR
- a CDS encoding PLP-dependent cysteine synthase family protein, with product MSTALRSIPSRDITSFLAAHELPDPAGAPRRSPAGMVGNTPVLWIGEPFNLSGRGFWAKLEGANPGGIKDRPALHMVAAARKRGDLAPGAPVIESTSGTLGLGLALAGITYGHPVTLVTDPGMEPLMVHQLRALGAHVDVVSEPHPVGGWQEARRQRVRELLARTPSAWCPDQYNNPDNVAAYAPLALELIVQLGRIDVLVAAVGTGGHSAGIARTLRTFNPELKLVGVDSVNSTVFGQPAGPRLMRGLGSSIHPGNVDHAAFDEVHWVAPGEAVWTCRQLARGHYASGGWSVGAVALVANWLARTESERTRIAVIFPDGVHRYWNTVYSDGYCRTHGLLRRFPADQPDEIAHPGEYAVERWTRCTNITAPVVAEGTAR